The genomic segment CGGCGGCGGCGTCCGCGTCAAGGCCGTCTGCGACTGCGGCCGCAACGTCCGGGTCGTCCCGTCCGTACTCGCCCAGGCCCCCATCGTCTGCGGCGGCTGCGGCAAGCCCTTCCGGATCCCGGAGGTCGTGGGCGCGGCGTGACACGACGACGCACTGAACAGACGGCTGCTCGTGGCGGCCGTACCAGTGAGTCGTATGTCGAGCCGTACCCGGAGTGGAGGGAGCCGCCGCAGCCTCGCGCCCGCCCGGCCGCGGGCAGTCGTGCCTCTGTGGCGGCACGGGTGCGCGGCGGCACCCTCCACTCCGGTGAGCGGCACCCCCTGGCGCGGGGTGCCGCTCAGCCATGGCTGAACGCACCCTGACGGCCGAAGCGACCCGCTGGGTGTGGCACAATGGCTAGCTGTACTCGACAGTCGCACAGGACCCCTCTCTCCTCCGGCTGACGCGTCCATCGGGCACTCGGGTACCGCAACCCCACGCGGCTCTCTCGCCGTGCCCAATCACGTCAAATCCAGGAGAACCCACTCCCGTGGCAGTCAAGATCAAGCTGAAGCGTCTGGGCAAGATCCGTTCGCCTCACTACCGCATCGTCATCGCCGACTCCCGTACCCGTCGTGACGGTCGTGCGATCGAGGAGATCGGCAAGTACCACCCGACGTACAACCCGTCGGTCATCGAGGTCGACGAGGAGCGCGTCGCGTACTGGCTGGGTGTCGGCGCGCAGCCGACCGAGCCCGTGCTCGCCATTCTGAAGAAGACCGGCGACTGGCAGAAGTTCAAGGGCGAGCCCGCTCCGGCGCCGCTCCTCGTGGCTCAGCCGAAGTCCGCGCGCCCGTCGTTCGAGGCCCTGGGCGGCGACGACGAGGGCAAGGGTGAGGCGATCACCCAGAAGAAGAAGGCCGACAAGAAGGACGAGGCTGCCGCTGCGTCTTCCTCGTCTGAGCCGACCGAGGCCTGAGCATGCTCGAGGAGGCTCTCGAGCACCTCGTCAAGGGCATCGTCGACAACCCCGACGACGTGCAGGTCGCTTCCCGCAACCTGCGCCGGGGGCGCGTACTCGAGGTCCGGGTCCACCCCGACGACCTCGGTAAGGTGATCGGCCGCAACGGCCGTACCGCCCGTGCTCTGCGTACCGTCGTGGGTGCCATCGGCGGCCGTGGTGTCCGTGTCGACCTCGTCGACGTGGATCACGTCCGCTGACGAAGATTCGCAGCACCGGCTCGGGCCGGGGAGGGCCTCTGGGCCGTCCCCGGCCCGTAGTCGTATGACAGGAGATCAAGCACAGTGCAGCTCGTAGTCGCACGGATCGGCCGCGCCCACGGCATCAAGGGTGAGGTCACCGTCGAGGTCCGCACCGACGAGCCGGAACTCCGGCTCGCCCCCGGCGCCGTTCTGCTCACGGACCCCGCCTCGACGGGTCCGCTCACCATCGAGACCGGCCGGGTCCACAGCGGCCGGCTGCTCCTGCGCTTCGAGGGCGTCCGCGACCGCAACGCCGCCGAGGCCCTCCGCAACACCCTGCTGATCGCGGAGGTGGACCCGGAGGAGCTGCCGGAGGAAGAGGACGAGTACTACGACCACCAGCTGATGGACCTGGACGTGGTCACCAAGGAGGGAGTCGAGGTCGGCCGGATCACCGAGATCTCGCACCTGCCCTCCCAGGACCTCTTCATCGTCGAGCGGCCCGACGGGAGCGAGGTGATGATCCCGTTCGTCGAGTCGATCGTCACCGAGATCGACCTGAAGGAGCAGCGGGCGGTCATCGACCCGCCACCCGGGCTGATCGACGACCGGGCGGAGATCGCGTCCGCCCGGGACTCCGAGGACTCCGCCGAGCCGGCCGGGGACGAGGCCTGATGCGGCTCGACGTCGTCACGATCTTCCCCGAGTACCTCGAACCCCTGAACGTCTCCCTCGTCGGCAAGGCACGCGCGCGCGGACAGCTGAACGTGCACGTCCACGATCTGCGCGAGTGGACGTACGACCGGCACAACACGGTCGACGACACCCCGTACGGCGGCGGCCCCGGCATGGTCATGAAGACCGACCCCTGGGGCGACGCCCTGGACTCCGTCCTCGCCGACGGCTACGAGACGGGCTCCCACCGGCCCGCGCTCATCGTCCCCACCCCCAGCGGTCGCCCCTTCACCCAGGAACTCGCCGTCGAACTCTCCGAGCGCCCCTGGCTGGTCTTCACGCCGGCGCGTTACGAGGGCATCGACCGCCGGGTGATCGACGAGTACGCCACCCGCATGCCGGTCTACGAGGTGTCCATCGGCGACTACGTGCTCGCCGGCGGCGAGGCGGCCGTCCTCGTCGTCACCGAGGCCGTCGCGCGGCTGCTGCCCGGCGTCCTCGGCAACGCCGAGTCCCACCGGGACGACTCCTTCGCGCCCGGCGCCATGGCCAACCTCCTGGAGGGGCCGGTCTACACGAAGCCCCCCGAGTGGCGTGGCCGCGACATCCCCGAGGTGCTGCTCAGCGGCCACCACGGCAAGATCGCGCGGTGGCGCCGGGACGAGGCCCTGAAGCGTACGGCCGCCAACCGGCCCGACCTCATCGAGCGTTGCGACCCCAAGGCCTTCGACAAGAAGGACCGCGAGATGCTCTCCATCCTGGGCTGGGCCCCGGACCCGGAAGGGGAGTCGCACGGCCGATTTTGGCGGCGGCCCGAGGGCGTGGAAGAATAGGCCGTTGTTGTGCGTCGTCCGGCGCGCGCCCCTGCCGCAGGGGGACACGACGCCCGCCCCGACACGGACAGCATCCTCTCGTAACACCTAGCTCCCGCCTATGACCTGTGGCATGGGCGAAGAAAGCAGACGAAATGTCTCACCTGCTCGACTCCCTCGACTCCGCGTCGCTGCGGAGCGACATCCCGGCCTTCCGCCCGGGTGACACCGTCAACGTCCACGTCCGCGTCATCGAGGGCAACCGCTCCCGTGTGCAGCAGTTCAAGGGCGTGGTGATCCGTCGCCAGGGCGCCGGTGTCCGCGAGACCTTCACGGTCCGCAAGGTCTCGTTCTCCGTCGGCGTCGAGCGCACCTTCCCGGTGCACACCCCGATCGTCGAGAAGATCGAGCTCGTCACCCGCGGTGACGTCCGTCGCGCCAAGCTGTACTACCTGCGCGAGCTGCGCGGCAAGGCGGCGAAGATCAAGGAGAAGCGCGACAACTGATCGCGCGTTCGCGTCACAAAAGGTCGTCACAGCGGGGCCGGATACGATCTGGCCCCGATGGACACCGAAGCACAGCAGCACATGGAGCGCGACCGTTCCCCCCGCCCTTCCGGCGCGGAGGTCTCCGAGGAGATCTCCGACACGCGAGGGCCGGAGGAGCGGTCGCGTTTCGCATGGGTGGACCGGACCACCGAGTGGGTTCCGGGCGGGAGATACACCCTGACCGTGCTGATCTGCCTGCTTCTTCTGGCGCTCTTCAGCAACTTCGTGATCCAGCCGTTCCAGATTCCCAGCAGCTCCATGGCCGACTCATTGAGGATCGGGGACCGCGTTCTCGTAAATAAGTTGGCGTACCGTTTCGGATCTGAGCCGCAGCGCGGTGACGTCGTCGTCTTCGACGGCACCGGCTACTTCGGGAACGCCGACTACGTCAAGCGCGTTGTCGGCGTGGGGGGCGACCGGGTGGTCTGCTGCGACCAGGAGGGGAGGCTTGAGGTGAACGGCCGGTGGGTCGACGAGTCGTCGTTTCTGTATCCGGGCGACAGCCCGTCGAACGTTCCCTTCGACGTGGTCGTCCCCGAGGGCAGGCTGTTCCTCCTCGGCGACCACCGCAGTGACTCCAGCGATTCCCGTGACCACCTGGGATCGCCCGGCGGCGGCATGGTCCCGCTCGACTCCGTGATCGGCCGGGCCGACTGGATCGCCTGGCCCGCCGACCACTGGACACGTCTGGACCGTCCGGACGCCTACGCGCGTGTGCCCGCCGCGGGCGGTGCGCATGGGTAACCGTGGCAAACCCCGCGGTGCGCCTCCCACCACCGCGGCGGCCAACCTGCTGCCCACCGGTTCGCGGCGGTCCGGCGGTGCCGCCCGGCCGAGCCGGGTCGAGCGGCGCAAGCTCGCCCGCAAGATCAAGCGGCGCAGGCGTCGCTCCGCGGTCAAGGAGATCCCGCTCCTCGTCGGTGTCGCCGTCCTCATAGCTCTGGTCCTGAAGACCTTCCTCGTCCAGGCGTTCGTGATCCCGTCGGGCTCCATGGAGCAGACGATCCAGATCGGCGACCGTGTCCTGGTCGACAAGCTCACGCCCTGGTTCGGCTCCAAGCCCACCCGCGGGGACGTGGTCGTCTTCAAGGACCCGGGCGGCTGGCTGGAGGACGAGCAGACGACGGCCGCCACCGAGGATCCGATCGTCATCAAGCAGATAAAGGAAGGCCTGCAGTTCATCGGCCTTCTCCCGTCCGACGACGAGCAGGACCTGATCAAGCGGGTCGTCGCGGTCGGCGGCGACACCGTCAAGTGCTGTGACACCCAGGGCCGTGTCACCGTCAACGGCATGCCGCTGGACGAGACGGCCTACATCCACCCCGGCAACCAGCCCTCGACCCAGCGGTTCGAGGTGACCGTGCCCCAGGGCCGCCTCTGGGTGATGGGCGACCACCGGGAGAACTCCGCCGACTCACGCGCCCACCAGTCCGACGACTCGAAGACGGCCCAGTTCGGCGGGACGGTCCCGGAGGATTCCGTCGTCGGCCGGGCCGTCGTCATCGCCTGGCCGGTGGGCCACTGGGGGCAGTTGGAGGAACCGGACACGTTCTCCGCCGTACCGAGCGGGTCGACCACCGCCCTCGGCGCTTCGCATAGGGTGGCCTCCGCGGATCGAAACGGATTGATCCCTCTCCCGACCCCTGCGGAACTCCCGCTCGTTATGGGAGTGGTGGGCCTGCACCGGCTGTGGCGCGGGCGGCGGTACGGAGTGAGGAGTGGATGTGGGGGATTTGGCGGTCGGCGCACGGTCCGGACACGGTGGTTCCGAAGAACGGCCGGAGCGATCCGACGAGGCGGCTTCCCCGGCCGCGGAGAACGCGGAGGGCGTCGTGAATTCCGAGGGTTCCGCCGACACCGGGAGTGACTCCCCGGAGGGGGCGGACGGCGGGGACGGCGCCCGGACCTCGGCCGACGACGGCGACCAGGAAGAGCGGCCCAGGAAGAAGCAGCGTTCCTTCTGGAAGGAACTGCCGATCCTGATCGGTATCGCGCTGGTGCTCGCGCTGCTGATCAAGACGTTCCTGGTGCAGGCGTTCTCCATCCCGTCCGACTCGATGCAGAACACGCTGCAGGAGGGCGACCGGGTCCTGGTCGACAAGCTCACCCCGTGGTTCGGCTCCGAGCCCGAGCGCGGCGAGGTCGTCGTCTTCCACGACCCGGACGGCTGGCTGGACGGCGAGCCCACCCTGGAGCCCAACGCCGTGCAGCGGGTCCTCGGCTGGATCGGCCTGATGCCGTCCGCCGAGGAGAAGGACCTCATCAAGCGGGTCGTCGGCGTCGCCGGCGACACCGTGGAGTGCAAGGGCACCGGCCCGCTGAAGGTCAACGGCAAGGCGCTGAACGAGCCGTACGTGTACCCGGGCAACACCCCCTGCACCGTCGACGACACCGGCGGCCAGTTCAAGGTGAAGGTGCCCGAGGGCAAAATCTGGGTCATGGGTGACCACCGGCAGAACTCGCTGGACTCCCGCTACCACCAGAACGACAGCAACAAGGGCATGGTCCCCGTCAGCCAGGCCGTGGGCCGCGCCATCGTGGTCGCCTGGCCGCCCACCCGCTGGTCCACGCTGCCGGTTCCCGACACCTTCGACCAGAACCTGAGCGCCGCCGCCCCCGGGGCGCTCGGCCTCGCGGGAGCGGTGCCGCTGGTGCTGTGGCGCCGGCGTCGCCTTCTGGCCACCGAAAGCCCGAGGGTTTCTGGCACGGGTACCGCCGGGTAGGGTGCCGTCCCAGATCGCCGATCTTCCGCGGCCCGCACGGGGCCCGGACGGTCGATTCTCCGAACTGGGGGAGCACTGGGATGAGCGGGACGACACGTCGTACGGACGAGGGCCGCGGACGGCTCGGCAGCAAGCTGTCGGGACTGGCCGTGGCCCTCGGCTGTGTGCTCTTCCTGGGCGGTTTCCTCTGGGGCGCGATCGCCTACGCGCCCTACACCGTGCCCACCGACTCCATGTCCCCCACCATCACCTCCGGGGACCGCATACTCGCCGAGCGGATCGACGGCGCCGAGATCAAGCGCGGTGACGTCGTGGTCTTCCGGCAGGAGACCTGGGGCAACACCCCCATGGTCAAGCGGGTCGTCGCGGTCGGCGGTGACACGGTCGCCTGCTGCACCGACGGCAAGCTGACCGTCAACGGCAAGAAGATCGACGAGGGGTATCTGCCCGAGGGCGAGGTCGCCGAGCTGACCGGCATCCCGGAGATCACCGTCCCCAAGGGCCGGCTGTTCCTCCTCGGTGACGAGCGCAGCGGCTCCCTGGACTCCACCGCCCACCTCACGGAGGCCGGCAACGGCACGGTGCCGCGCACCAACGTGGACGCGCGCGTGGACGCCGTCGTCTGGCCCATGGACGGCATGCTGGCCCGCCCCACGGGCTTCGAGAAGCTCGGCGCGCTCTCCTCTCCCGGCCCGCTGCGGCTGATCACCGCCGCGCTGGTCGTGGGCATGGTGCTCGTCATGGGCGGCGCGGCCTACGGGCCCGTCGCCCAGCGGATCGGCGGACGCGGACGTACGGCGCAGTCGGAGCCCGCCGGTGTCGGCTGAGGACACGTACGAGGGCGGGCTGCGCAAGGTCGCCCGGGTGATCCTGCTGGATCCGCGGGAGCGCGTCCTGCTGCTGCACGGGCACGAGCCGGACGATCCGGCCGACGACTGGTGGTTCACGCCCGGCGGCGGTGTGGAGGGCGCGGAGACCCGTGAGGAGGCCGCCCTGCGGGAACTCGCGGAGGAGACCGGGATCACGGACGTGGAGCTCGGCCCCGTGCTCTGGCGGCGGATGTGCTCCTTCCCCTTCGCCGGACGCCGCTGGGACCAGGACGAGTGGTACTACCTCGCCCGGACCACCGCTACGCACCAGGTCGTGCCCGCGGCGGCGGGCCTGACGGAGCTGGAAAGACGCAGCGTCGCAGGAGCACGCTGGTGGACGTGCGGGGAACTGACCCGGGCGCATGAGACGGTGTACCCGACCAGACTCGCCGAACTGCTCCGCACACTGCTCGACGAGGGTCCCCCGGCCAGACCCGTGGTCCTCGACACCGAAATTGTCTAGGGGCTCGCGGGACTGGCGCACAATGGTGGGATCGCACGGCTGAAGGGGAACATGCCATGAGCGCCGAGGACCTCGAGAAGTACGAGACCGAGATGGAGCTGAAGCTCTACCGGGAGTACCGCGATGTCGTCGGTCTGTTCAAATACGTGATCGAGACCGAGCGGCGTTTCTACCTGACCAATGACTACGAGATGCAGGTGCACTCGGTCCAGGGCGAGGTGTTCTTCGAGGTGTCGATGGCGGACGCCTGGGTGTGGGACATGTACCGGCCGGCTCGGTTCGTGAAGCAGGTGAGGGTGCTCACGTTCAAGGACGTGAACATCGAGGAGCTGAACAAGAGCGATCTGGAGCTGCCGGGCAGCTGAGGCCGGCGGAGGGGCTGCGGCACCGTCATCCGTGTGGGTGACGAAGTTATTCACAATCGCCTGTTTGTCCACCAAGATCCAATAGCGGGCTGAGTCGCACTCAGTGTTGGCGCCGGAGGTGGTGCCGACATGAGCAAGGCACGAGGCGACAACACACGAGGCAACGGCGCGCCGGGCAACGGCGCGCGAGGTGCGCTCGGCAAGTACGGCGAGGAGCTGGCCGCACGGCGGCTGGCCGAGGCCGGGATGACGGTCCTGGAGCGCAACTGGCGCTGCGGCAGGACCGGCGAGATCGACATCGTGGCCCGCGACGGGGACGCGCTGGTCGTCTGCGAGGTGAAGACCCGCAGGGCCGGCCCCTTCGAACACCCCATGGCGGCCGTCACGACCACCAAGGCCGAACGACTGCGCGGCCTCGCCGAACGCTGGCTCCAGGAACACGGAGGAAGTCCGCCGGGCGGCGTCCGTATCGACGTCGTCGGCGTCGTCCTCCCCGCCCGCGGCGCCCCCGTCGTGGAACACGTGCGGGGGGTGGCCTGATGGGATTCGCCCGCACGTGTTCCGTGGCCCTTGTCGGCGTCGAGGGCGTCGTCGTCGAGGTCCAGGCCGACCTGGAACCGGGCGTGGCGGCCTTCACGCTGGTGGGGCTGCCGGACAAGAGCCTGACGGAGAGCAAGGACCGGGTGAGGGCGGCCCTGGTCAACTCGGGCGCCGAGTGGCCGCAGAAGAAGCTGACGGTGGGACTCAGTCCCGCGTCGGTGCCGAAGGCCGGCAGCGGGTTCGACCTGGCGGTCGCCAGCGCCGTCCTGGGCGCATCCGAGCGGATCGATCCGCGGGTGCTCTCCGACGTCGTGATGATCGGGGAGCTGGGGCTCGATGGTCGGGTCCGGCCGGTACGGGGCATCCTGCCCGCCGTGCTGGCCGCCGCCGAGGCCGGATACGAGCAGGTGGTGGTGCCGGAGTGCGCTGCCGCGGAGGCCTCGCTGGTGCCCGGGGTCTCGGTGCTGGGCGTGCGCACCCTGCGGCAGTTGATCGCCGTGCTGGCGGACGAACCGGTGCCGGACGAGGAACCCGACGAGGGCCGCCCGGACCCTCTCATGGCGGGACTCCGTCTGCCGGGCACGGGGGCGGCCACCGGCATGCGCACCGCGGCAGGCGCGCACCAGGACCAGGGCCACGACCTCGCCGATGTCGTCGGTCAGCTCGCGGCCCGAACCGCCGTGGAAGTCGCGGCGGCCGGCGGACATCACCTCTTCCTGGAAGGGCCGCCGGGCGCGGGCAAGACGATGCTCGCCGAGCGGTTGCCGGCCATCCTGCCGAGGCTGGCCAGAGAGGAGTCGCTGGAGGTCACGGCGGTCCACTCGATCGCCGGTCTGCTGCCCGCGGGAAAACCACTGGTCGACGTGGCGCCCTACTGCGCCCCTCACCATTCGGCCACGATGCAGTCCCTCGTCGGCGGCGGCCAGGGCATCGCACGACCCGGTGCGGTCTCCCTCGCCCACCGGGGGGTGCTCTTCCTGGACGAGACCCCGGAGTTCAGCAGCCATGCGCTGGACGCCCTGCGGCAGCCGCTGGAGGCGGGGCACGTCGTGATCGCGCGCAGCGCGGGAGTGGTGCGGTTCCCCGCGAAGTTCTTGATGGTGCTCGCCGCGAACCCCTGTCCCTGCGGTCGCTTCTCGCGGACGGACGACTTGTGCGAGTGCCCGCCCGCCTTGATCCGCCGCTATCAGGCGCGGCTCTCCGGGCCGCTGCTGGACCGGGTCGACCTGCGGGTCGAGGTCGACCGGGTCACTCGGTCCGAGCTCACCCGGCGTGGAGCCCAGGGCGAGTCCACGGCGACGGTGGCCGACCGTGTGCGCTCGGCCAGGGAGCGCGCGGCAGCCCGTCTGCTGGATACGCCCTGGCGGACGAACAGCGAGGTACCGGGGCGTGAACTGCGCAGCCGGTGGCACGCGACCCCGGGCGCGATGGACGAGGCCGAGCGCTGCCTGGAGCGGGGCGTGCTGACCGCGCGCGGCCTGGACCGGGTGCTCCGGGTCGGCTGGACCATCGCCGACCTCGTCGGCCACGACCGCCCGGACGCGACGGACGTCAACCTGGCTCTGCAGCTGCGCACCGGAGTGCCACGCGGGGTGCCGATGGCGATCGGAGCGCTGACGTGAGGCCTGAGGCCCGTGGGTCATCGGCGGGCGCGCCATGACCGGCGGCGGTGCGCCGGATGTCGAGCGGCTCGACCGGGCTTTCCTGGCCCGTGTCATCGAGCCCGGAGACGAGCTGGGTGGTCGGTGGCTACGGGAGTTCGGAGCCCGGGAAGTGGTGCGGAGGCTCTCCGGGGGCGGTCGCCCGCTGCCCGAGGCCTCGGAGAAGCGGTGGGCGGGACTGTGTGCCCGCGCCGGGCGCGCCGACCCCGAGGGTGACCTGGCGCGGGCGAGGGAGGCCGGGGTCCGGTTCCTCGTCCCCGGGGACGGTGAGTGGCCCGGGCAGCTCGATGATCTCGGGGACGGGCGGCCCATGGGGCTGTGGGTGCGGGGGAAGGCGAATGTGCGGATGTGGGCATTGCGGTCCGTGGCTGTGGTGGGGGCGCGGGCCTGCACGGAGTACGGGGCGCACATGGCGGCGGTGCTGGGGGCG from the Streptomyces sp. NBC_00310 genome contains:
- the rplS gene encoding 50S ribosomal protein L19 yields the protein MSHLLDSLDSASLRSDIPAFRPGDTVNVHVRVIEGNRSRVQQFKGVVIRRQGAGVRETFTVRKVSFSVGVERTFPVHTPIVEKIELVTRGDVRRAKLYYLRELRGKAAKIKEKRDN
- a CDS encoding YraN family protein is translated as MSKARGDNTRGNGAPGNGARGALGKYGEELAARRLAEAGMTVLERNWRCGRTGEIDIVARDGDALVVCEVKTRRAGPFEHPMAAVTTTKAERLRGLAERWLQEHGGSPPGGVRIDVVGVVLPARGAPVVEHVRGVA
- a CDS encoding RNA-binding protein codes for the protein MLEEALEHLVKGIVDNPDDVQVASRNLRRGRVLEVRVHPDDLGKVIGRNGRTARALRTVVGAIGGRGVRVDLVDVDHVR
- a CDS encoding DUF2469 domain-containing protein produces the protein MSAEDLEKYETEMELKLYREYRDVVGLFKYVIETERRFYLTNDYEMQVHSVQGEVFFEVSMADAWVWDMYRPARFVKQVRVLTFKDVNIEELNKSDLELPGS
- the lepB gene encoding signal peptidase I; this translates as MGNRGKPRGAPPTTAAANLLPTGSRRSGGAARPSRVERRKLARKIKRRRRRSAVKEIPLLVGVAVLIALVLKTFLVQAFVIPSGSMEQTIQIGDRVLVDKLTPWFGSKPTRGDVVVFKDPGGWLEDEQTTAATEDPIVIKQIKEGLQFIGLLPSDDEQDLIKRVVAVGGDTVKCCDTQGRVTVNGMPLDETAYIHPGNQPSTQRFEVTVPQGRLWVMGDHRENSADSRAHQSDDSKTAQFGGTVPEDSVVGRAVVIAWPVGHWGQLEEPDTFSAVPSGSTTALGASHRVASADRNGLIPLPTPAELPLVMGVVGLHRLWRGRRYGVRSGCGGFGGRRTVRTRWFRRTAGAIRRGGFPGRGERGGRREFRGFRRHRE
- the lepB gene encoding signal peptidase I, coding for MNSEGSADTGSDSPEGADGGDGARTSADDGDQEERPRKKQRSFWKELPILIGIALVLALLIKTFLVQAFSIPSDSMQNTLQEGDRVLVDKLTPWFGSEPERGEVVVFHDPDGWLDGEPTLEPNAVQRVLGWIGLMPSAEEKDLIKRVVGVAGDTVECKGTGPLKVNGKALNEPYVYPGNTPCTVDDTGGQFKVKVPEGKIWVMGDHRQNSLDSRYHQNDSNKGMVPVSQAVGRAIVVAWPPTRWSTLPVPDTFDQNLSAAAPGALGLAGAVPLVLWRRRRLLATESPRVSGTGTAG
- a CDS encoding YifB family Mg chelatase-like AAA ATPase, which codes for MGFARTCSVALVGVEGVVVEVQADLEPGVAAFTLVGLPDKSLTESKDRVRAALVNSGAEWPQKKLTVGLSPASVPKAGSGFDLAVASAVLGASERIDPRVLSDVVMIGELGLDGRVRPVRGILPAVLAAAEAGYEQVVVPECAAAEASLVPGVSVLGVRTLRQLIAVLADEPVPDEEPDEGRPDPLMAGLRLPGTGAATGMRTAAGAHQDQGHDLADVVGQLAARTAVEVAAAGGHHLFLEGPPGAGKTMLAERLPAILPRLAREESLEVTAVHSIAGLLPAGKPLVDVAPYCAPHHSATMQSLVGGGQGIARPGAVSLAHRGVLFLDETPEFSSHALDALRQPLEAGHVVIARSAGVVRFPAKFLMVLAANPCPCGRFSRTDDLCECPPALIRRYQARLSGPLLDRVDLRVEVDRVTRSELTRRGAQGESTATVADRVRSARERAAARLLDTPWRTNSEVPGRELRSRWHATPGAMDEAERCLERGVLTARGLDRVLRVGWTIADLVGHDRPDATDVNLALQLRTGVPRGVPMAIGALT
- the trmD gene encoding tRNA (guanosine(37)-N1)-methyltransferase TrmD — protein: MRLDVVTIFPEYLEPLNVSLVGKARARGQLNVHVHDLREWTYDRHNTVDDTPYGGGPGMVMKTDPWGDALDSVLADGYETGSHRPALIVPTPSGRPFTQELAVELSERPWLVFTPARYEGIDRRVIDEYATRMPVYEVSIGDYVLAGGEAAVLVVTEAVARLLPGVLGNAESHRDDSFAPGAMANLLEGPVYTKPPEWRGRDIPEVLLSGHHGKIARWRRDEALKRTAANRPDLIERCDPKAFDKKDREMLSILGWAPDPEGESHGRFWRRPEGVEE
- the rpsP gene encoding 30S ribosomal protein S16, with the protein product MAVKIKLKRLGKIRSPHYRIVIADSRTRRDGRAIEEIGKYHPTYNPSVIEVDEERVAYWLGVGAQPTEPVLAILKKTGDWQKFKGEPAPAPLLVAQPKSARPSFEALGGDDEGKGEAITQKKKADKKDEAAAASSSSEPTEA
- the lepB gene encoding signal peptidase I translates to MSGTTRRTDEGRGRLGSKLSGLAVALGCVLFLGGFLWGAIAYAPYTVPTDSMSPTITSGDRILAERIDGAEIKRGDVVVFRQETWGNTPMVKRVVAVGGDTVACCTDGKLTVNGKKIDEGYLPEGEVAELTGIPEITVPKGRLFLLGDERSGSLDSTAHLTEAGNGTVPRTNVDARVDAVVWPMDGMLARPTGFEKLGALSSPGPLRLITAALVVGMVLVMGGAAYGPVAQRIGGRGRTAQSEPAGVG
- the rimM gene encoding ribosome maturation factor RimM (Essential for efficient processing of 16S rRNA); the protein is MQLVVARIGRAHGIKGEVTVEVRTDEPELRLAPGAVLLTDPASTGPLTIETGRVHSGRLLLRFEGVRDRNAAEALRNTLLIAEVDPEELPEEEDEYYDHQLMDLDVVTKEGVEVGRITEISHLPSQDLFIVERPDGSEVMIPFVESIVTEIDLKEQRAVIDPPPGLIDDRAEIASARDSEDSAEPAGDEA
- the lepB gene encoding signal peptidase I, encoding MDTEAQQHMERDRSPRPSGAEVSEEISDTRGPEERSRFAWVDRTTEWVPGGRYTLTVLICLLLLALFSNFVIQPFQIPSSSMADSLRIGDRVLVNKLAYRFGSEPQRGDVVVFDGTGYFGNADYVKRVVGVGGDRVVCCDQEGRLEVNGRWVDESSFLYPGDSPSNVPFDVVVPEGRLFLLGDHRSDSSDSRDHLGSPGGGMVPLDSVIGRADWIAWPADHWTRLDRPDAYARVPAAGGAHG
- a CDS encoding NUDIX hydrolase, with product MSAEDTYEGGLRKVARVILLDPRERVLLLHGHEPDDPADDWWFTPGGGVEGAETREEAALRELAEETGITDVELGPVLWRRMCSFPFAGRRWDQDEWYYLARTTATHQVVPAAAGLTELERRSVAGARWWTCGELTRAHETVYPTRLAELLRTLLDEGPPARPVVLDTEIV